One region of Triticum aestivum cultivar Chinese Spring chromosome 6B, IWGSC CS RefSeq v2.1, whole genome shotgun sequence genomic DNA includes:
- the LOC123139811 gene encoding disease resistance protein Pik-2 isoform X1, translating into MDAVSASHGVLGPLLGKLTSLLAGECARLKGVRREIRSLKSELSGVHAAVHKYTTLQDPDVQVKAWISLLRELAYDIEDVIDKFIHQLGTSGHHQGGFKEFFRKTARRLKTIGSRRGLASQIDDLKIRLKEVKELKTSYKLDDIPCEHSTVDPRLSAIFVDEAHLVGIDGPRDDLINWMLEDESNSAKQRKVLSVVGFGGLGKTTLAREVYRKIQGHFHCWAFVSVSQRPNVKKIMKDLISQMPCKKDFREGIDTWDDVKRIAKLKALLKDKRYLIVIDDIWSISAWDAIKYAFPENDFCSRIIATTRNVDVARSCCQGGNGRMYEMEALSDLNSKRLFFKRIFGSEDCCPDVLKQISNNILKKCGGLPLAIISISSLLANRPVIKDEWERVRRSIGSALDKNQSLEGMNSILSLSYNDLPPHLKTCLLYLCTYPEDYVIERDILVRRWIAEGFISEERGHTKQVVAENHFYELINKSMVQPLEVGYDGKARACKVHDMMLELIISKSVEDNFISLAGHDQTYLANRHGLIRRLSVQHIDQELASILANEDLSHVRSVTVISLPCIKHLPRLVHFEALRVLEFQDCQNLHEYDMNGIDKLFQLKYLSFRGTDMSKLPSGIVRLYDLETLDLRNTHIEELPTGIIQLVKLQYLLIARYCPSGDPYGETKIPYGIGDMRNLQVISGINIFKSSLCAVEELGSLTGLKELYLQLEGGGSQEYKRHEEMLLSSLCKLGTCKLQSLCIISCDSTPLQFLNSWSPLPDNLQIFSMCSNYYLPKMPKWIVRALTSLAHLDINLVEATDEDLRILGEMPSLLCLSITFKTVQKERLTIQGVAFQCLREFFIIRSASCASAIYLTFEEGALPKLDKLRLPLFVSLAEAYGFYLGLGHLPCLRAVEVTIYNGILFKSTSAAIVAIQKEAKSHPNHPRLTIRSEGTTRRKRATNGRGGLL; encoded by the exons ATGGATGCTGTGAGTGCTTCACATGGCGTCTTGGGTCCCCTGCTGGGGAAGCTCACCAGTTTGCTCGCCGGTGAGTGTGCCCGCCTCAAAGGCGTCCGGCGTGAGATCCGCTCGCTCAAATCTGAGCTGAGCGGCGTGCATGCTGCCGTCCACAAGTACACGACACTACAAGATCCTGATGTCCAGGTGAAGGCGTGGATATCGTTGTTGAGGGAGCTGGCCTATGACATCGAGGATGTCATCGACAAGTTCATCCACCAACTCGGTACTAGCGGCCACCACCAGGGTGGTTTCAAGGAGTTTTTTCGTAAGACTGCTCGTCGTCTCAAGACGATAGGCTCTCGTCGTGGACTTGCCAGCCAAATCGACGATCTGAAGATTCGTCTCAAGGAGGTAAAAGAGTTGAAGACTAGTTACAAGCTGGATGATATTCCCTGTGAACATTCAACTGTGGATCCCCGCTTGTCTGCTATTTTTGTTGATGAAGCACACCTTGTGGGCATTGATGGTCCCAGAGATGATCTTATCAATTGGATGCTGGAAGATGAAAGTAACTCGGCCAAGCAGCGCAAGGTGTTGTCCGTTGTTGGCTTTGGTGGTTTGGGGAAAACGACACTGGCGAGGGAGGTCTACCGCAAGATCCAAGGACATTTCCATTGTTGGGCTTTTGTCTCTGTCTCACAAAGGCCTAATGTAAAGAAAATTATGAAGGATTTGATCTCCCAGATGCCTTGCAAGAAAGATTTTAGAGAAGGTATCGACACCTGGGATGATGTGAAACGTATTGCGAAGCTAAAAGCGCTCTTAAAAGATAAGAG GTATCTCATCGTTATTGATGATATATGGTCCATATCAGCATGGGACGCTATTAAGTATGCTTTCCCAGAGAATGATTTTTGTAGCAGAATTATTGCTACTACACGCAATGTTGATGTAGCAAGATCTTGTTGTCAAGGTGGTAATGGTCGCATGTATGAAATGGAAGCCCTGAGTGATCTCAACTCCAAAAGATTGTTTTTCAAAAGAATATTTGGTTCCGAAGACTGTTGCCCTGATGTGCTAAAACAAATTTCAAATAATATATTGAAGAAATGTGGAGGCCTCCCATTGGCAATTATCAGCATATCAAGTTTATTGGCAAACAGACCGGTGATCAAAGATGAGTGGGAGAGGGTGAGAAGGTCTATTGGTTCTGCATTGGACAAAAACCAAAGCTTAGAAGGAATGAATAGCATATTATCCCTTAGCTACAATGACCTTCCACCGCATCTAAAGACCTGCTTGTTATATTTATGTACATATCCCGAGGACTATGTGATTGAGAGAGATATTTTAGTGAGGCGATGGATAGCCGAAGGCTTTATCTCTGAAGAACGTGGACATACAAAACAAGTGGTCGCCGAGAACCATTTCTATGAGCTAATAAACAAAAGTATGGTTCAACCGCTGGAAGTTGGCTATGATGGAAAGGCTCGTGCTTGCAAAGTCCATGACATGATGCTCGAGCTCATTATTTCAAAATCGGTTGAAGATAATTTCATCTCTTTGGCAGGCCATGACCAAACTTATTTGGCAAATCGTCATGGTCTTATTCGGCGACTATCTGTCCAGCATATTGACCAAGAGCTTGCATCAATATTGGCAAATGAAGATCTAAGTCATGTACGATCTGTGACAGTGATATCATTACCTTGCATAAAACACTTGCCTAGGCTTGTTCATTTTGAAGCTTTGCGTGTCCTAGAATTTCAAGATTGTCAGAATCTGCATGAGTATGATATGAATGGCATAGATAAACTATTCCAGCTGAAGTACCTTAGCTTTAGGGGTACTGACATGTCAAAGCTACCATCAGGAATTGTGAGGCTATATGATCTAGAGACGCTAGATCTTAGAAATACACATATAGAAGAATTGCCCACTGGAATTATTCAGCTTGTTAAGCTACAATATTTACTCATTGCAAGATATTGCCCTTCTGGTGATCCTTACGGTGAAACAAAGATACCATATGGGATTGGAGATATGAGGAATTTACAGGTTATCTCGGGCATTAATATTTTCAAGAGTTCATTATGTGCAGTCGAGGAGCTAGGGAGCCTGACCGGGTTGAAAGAACTCTATCTACAGTTGGAAGGGGGAGGATCTCAAGAATATAAGAGGCACGAAGAGATGTTACTCTCCTCACTATGCAAGCTTGGCACCTGCAAACTTCAGTCTTTATGTATAATCTCTTGTGATTCAACGCCCCTTCAGTTCTTAAATTCCTGGTCCCCTCTGCCGGATAACCTCCAAATATTTTCGATGTGCAGTAACTACTATTTACCAAAGATGCCAAAGTGGATTGTACGAGCACTCACCAGTCTTGCACACCTGGATATAAATTTGGTTGAAGCAACAGATGAGGATCTGCGGATACTTGGAGAGATGCCTAGTTTACTTTGCCTGAGTATAACATTCAAGACTGTCCAAAAAGAAAGGCTTACCATACAAGGCGTTGCATTCCAGTGTCtgagggaatttttcattattcGTTCTGCCTCGTGTGCAAGTGCAATTTACTTGACGTTTGAAGAAGGGGCACTGCCAAAGCTGGACAAGCTTAGGCTGCCGTTGTTTGTTTCACTTGCAGAAGCGTATGGGTTCTACTTGGGTCTTGGCCACCTCCCCTGTCTGAGAGCTGTCGAAGTTACTATCTACAATGGCATATTGTTCAAAAGCACCTCTGCAGCAATTGTCGCTATACAGAAAGAGGCAAAGAGCCACCCCAACCATCCCAGATTAACTATCAGGAGTGAGGGAACTACACGGAGGAAGAGAGCTACCAATGGAAGAG GGGGTCTTCTATGA
- the LOC123139811 gene encoding disease resistance protein Pik-2 isoform X2, which translates to MDAVSASHGVLGPLLGKLTSLLAGECARLKGVRREIRSLKSELSGVHAAVHKYTTLQDPDVQVKAWISLLRELAYDIEDVIDKFIHQLGTSGHHQGGFKEFFRKTARRLKTIGSRRGLASQIDDLKIRLKEVKELKTSYKLDDIPCEHSTVDPRLSAIFVDEAHLVGIDGPRDDLINWMLEDESNSAKQRKVLSVVGFGGLGKTTLAREVYRKIQGHFHCWAFVSVSQRPNVKKIMKDLISQMPCKKDFREGIDTWDDVKRIAKLKALLKDKRYLIVIDDIWSISAWDAIKYAFPENDFCSRIIATTRNVDVARSCCQGGNGRMYEMEALSDLNSKRLFFKRIFGSEDCCPDVLKQISNNILKKCGGLPLAIISISSLLANRPVIKDEWERVRRSIGSALDKNQSLEGMNSILSLSYNDLPPHLKTCLLYLCTYPEDYVIERDILVRRWIAEGFISEERGHTKQVVAENHFYELINKSMVQPLEVGYDGKARACKVHDMMLELIISKSVEDNFISLAGHDQTYLANRHGLIRRLSVQHIDQELASILANEDLSHVRSVTVISLPCIKHLPRLVHFEALRVLEFQDCQNLHEYDMNGIDKLFQLKYLSFRGTDMSKLPSGIVRLYDLETLDLRNTHIEELPTGIIQLVKLQYLLIARYCPSGDPYGETKIPYGIGDMRNLQVISGINIFKSSLCAVEELGSLTGLKELYLQLEGGGSQEYKRHEEMLLSSLCKLGTCKLQSLLTTIYQRCQSGLYEHSPVLHTWI; encoded by the exons ATGGATGCTGTGAGTGCTTCACATGGCGTCTTGGGTCCCCTGCTGGGGAAGCTCACCAGTTTGCTCGCCGGTGAGTGTGCCCGCCTCAAAGGCGTCCGGCGTGAGATCCGCTCGCTCAAATCTGAGCTGAGCGGCGTGCATGCTGCCGTCCACAAGTACACGACACTACAAGATCCTGATGTCCAGGTGAAGGCGTGGATATCGTTGTTGAGGGAGCTGGCCTATGACATCGAGGATGTCATCGACAAGTTCATCCACCAACTCGGTACTAGCGGCCACCACCAGGGTGGTTTCAAGGAGTTTTTTCGTAAGACTGCTCGTCGTCTCAAGACGATAGGCTCTCGTCGTGGACTTGCCAGCCAAATCGACGATCTGAAGATTCGTCTCAAGGAGGTAAAAGAGTTGAAGACTAGTTACAAGCTGGATGATATTCCCTGTGAACATTCAACTGTGGATCCCCGCTTGTCTGCTATTTTTGTTGATGAAGCACACCTTGTGGGCATTGATGGTCCCAGAGATGATCTTATCAATTGGATGCTGGAAGATGAAAGTAACTCGGCCAAGCAGCGCAAGGTGTTGTCCGTTGTTGGCTTTGGTGGTTTGGGGAAAACGACACTGGCGAGGGAGGTCTACCGCAAGATCCAAGGACATTTCCATTGTTGGGCTTTTGTCTCTGTCTCACAAAGGCCTAATGTAAAGAAAATTATGAAGGATTTGATCTCCCAGATGCCTTGCAAGAAAGATTTTAGAGAAGGTATCGACACCTGGGATGATGTGAAACGTATTGCGAAGCTAAAAGCGCTCTTAAAAGATAAGAG GTATCTCATCGTTATTGATGATATATGGTCCATATCAGCATGGGACGCTATTAAGTATGCTTTCCCAGAGAATGATTTTTGTAGCAGAATTATTGCTACTACACGCAATGTTGATGTAGCAAGATCTTGTTGTCAAGGTGGTAATGGTCGCATGTATGAAATGGAAGCCCTGAGTGATCTCAACTCCAAAAGATTGTTTTTCAAAAGAATATTTGGTTCCGAAGACTGTTGCCCTGATGTGCTAAAACAAATTTCAAATAATATATTGAAGAAATGTGGAGGCCTCCCATTGGCAATTATCAGCATATCAAGTTTATTGGCAAACAGACCGGTGATCAAAGATGAGTGGGAGAGGGTGAGAAGGTCTATTGGTTCTGCATTGGACAAAAACCAAAGCTTAGAAGGAATGAATAGCATATTATCCCTTAGCTACAATGACCTTCCACCGCATCTAAAGACCTGCTTGTTATATTTATGTACATATCCCGAGGACTATGTGATTGAGAGAGATATTTTAGTGAGGCGATGGATAGCCGAAGGCTTTATCTCTGAAGAACGTGGACATACAAAACAAGTGGTCGCCGAGAACCATTTCTATGAGCTAATAAACAAAAGTATGGTTCAACCGCTGGAAGTTGGCTATGATGGAAAGGCTCGTGCTTGCAAAGTCCATGACATGATGCTCGAGCTCATTATTTCAAAATCGGTTGAAGATAATTTCATCTCTTTGGCAGGCCATGACCAAACTTATTTGGCAAATCGTCATGGTCTTATTCGGCGACTATCTGTCCAGCATATTGACCAAGAGCTTGCATCAATATTGGCAAATGAAGATCTAAGTCATGTACGATCTGTGACAGTGATATCATTACCTTGCATAAAACACTTGCCTAGGCTTGTTCATTTTGAAGCTTTGCGTGTCCTAGAATTTCAAGATTGTCAGAATCTGCATGAGTATGATATGAATGGCATAGATAAACTATTCCAGCTGAAGTACCTTAGCTTTAGGGGTACTGACATGTCAAAGCTACCATCAGGAATTGTGAGGCTATATGATCTAGAGACGCTAGATCTTAGAAATACACATATAGAAGAATTGCCCACTGGAATTATTCAGCTTGTTAAGCTACAATATTTACTCATTGCAAGATATTGCCCTTCTGGTGATCCTTACGGTGAAACAAAGATACCATATGGGATTGGAGATATGAGGAATTTACAGGTTATCTCGGGCATTAATATTTTCAAGAGTTCATTATGTGCAGTCGAGGAGCTAGGGAGCCTGACCGGGTTGAAAGAACTCTATCTACAGTTGGAAGGGGGAGGATCTCAAGAATATAAGAGGCACGAAGAGATGTTACTCTCCTCACTATGCAAGCTTGGCACCTGCAAACTTCAGTCTTTAT TAACTACTATTTACCAAAGATGCCAAAGTGGATTGTACGAGCACTCACCAGTCTTGCACACCTGGATATAA
- the LOC123139812 gene encoding disease resistance protein Pik-2 gives MEVVSASQGVLGPLLGKLAGLLEGECARLKGVRREIRSLKAELTGMHGAVHKYTMLQDPDIQVKDWISLVRELAYDIEDVIDKFIHQLGNGGQHHGGFKEFFHKTARRLKTLGSRRGIASQIDDLKIRLKEVKELKTSYKLDGIPYEHSAVDPRLSALFVEEAHLVGIDGPRDDLVTWMLEDENSSTKDRKVLSIVGFGGLGKTTLAREVYRKIQGHFDCQAFVSVSQKPNVKKMMTDLISQMPCKEDFVKGIDTWDETICIAKLKELLKDKRYLIVIDDIWSISAWDAIKYAFPENDFCSRIIATTRDVDVARSCCQGGNCRMYEMEVLSDLHSKRLFFKRIFGSEDCCPDVLKQISNKILKKCGGLPLAIISISSLLANRPVVKDEWERVGRSISSALDKNRSLEGMNSILSLSYNDLPPNLKTCLLYLCIYPEDYVIERDTLVRRWIAEGFISEERGQSKQEVAENHFYELINKSMIQPVEVGYDGKARACKVHDMMLELLISKSVENNFISLAGHRQTDLAKYDGFIRRLSVHHIDLELASILANEELSHVRSLTVMASTCIKHLPGLVCFEALRVLEFQDCQNLHEYDMNGIDKLFQLKYLSFRGTDMLKLPSGVVRLYGLETLDLRNTHIEELPTGIIQLVKLQNLLIARYPYSRFAHGETKIPNGIGTMKNLQVISGFNIIKSSLCAVEELGNLTGLKVLHLQLDGGGSQEYRRHEEMLLSSLCKLGTCKLQSIWIRTSDSTPLQFIDSWSPLPYNLQMFRMTTNYYLPKMPKWIVPALTSLAYLNINLIEATQEDLRILGEMPALLCLKLAVKTIQKERLTVQGVAFPCLKEFCCEDAMYLTFEEGALPKLEKLELPLFVSVAKANGFQLGLGHLPCLRDAKFYLCNDVDTSYESYSVAVGAIRKEANSHPNHPRLSI, from the exons ATGGAGGTGGTGAGTGCTTCACAGGGCGTGTTAGGTCCCCTGCTGGGGAAGCTCGCTGGTTTGCTTGAAGGTGAGTGTGCCCGCCTCAAAGGCGTCCGCCGCGAGATCCGCTCGCTCAAAGCTGAGCTGACTGGCATGCATGGCGCCGTCCACAAGTACACTATGCTGCAAGATCCCGACATCCAGGTGAAGGACTGGATATCACTCGTGAGGGAGCTGGCCTACGACATCGAGGATGTCATCGACAAGTTCATCCACCAGCTCGGTAATGGCGGCCAACACCACGGTGGATTCAAGGAGTTCTTCCACAAGACTGCTCGACGTCTCAAGACTCTCGGCTCTCGCCGTGGAATCGCCAGCCAAATCGATGATCTGAAAATTCGTCTCAAGGAGGTAAAAGAGTTGAAGACTAGTTACAAGCTGGATGGTATTCCCTATGAACATTCAGCTGTGGATCCCCGCTTGTCCGCTCTTTTTGTTGAGGAAGCACATCTTGTGGGCATTGATGGTCCAAGAGATGATCTTGTTACCTGGATGCTGGAAGATGAAAATAGCTCGACCAAGGATCGCAAAGTGTTGTCCATTGTTGGCTTTGGTGGATTGGGAAAAACCACACTGGCAAGGGAGGTCTATCGCAAGATCCAAGGACATTTTGATTGTCAGGCTTTTGTCTCTGTCTCGCAAAAGCCTAATGtaaagaaaatgatgacggattTGATCTCCCAGATGCCTTGCAAGGAAGATTTTGTGAAAGGAATCGACACCTGGGATGAAACGATATGTATTGCGAAGCTAAAAGAGCTCTTAAAAGATAAGAG GTATCTCATCGTTATTGATGATATATGGTCGATATCAGCATGGGATGCTATTAAGTATGCTTTCCCAGAGAATGATTTTTGTAGCAGAATTATTGCTACTACACGCGATGTTGATGTAGCAAGATCATGTTGTCAAGGTGGTAATTGTCGCATGTATGAAATGGAAGTCCTGAGTGATCTCCACTCCAAAAGATTGTTTTTCAAAAGAATATTTGGTTCCGAGGACTGTTGCCCTGATGTGCTAAAACAAATTTCAAATAAAATACTGAAGAAATGTGGAGGCCTACCATTGGCAATTATCAGCATATCAAGTTTACTGGCAAACAGACCGGTGGTCAAAGATGAGTGGGAGAGAGTTGGAAGGTCCATTAGTTCTGCATTGGACAAAAACCGAAGCTTAGAAGGAATGAATAGTATACTATCCCTTAGCTACAATGACCTTCCACCTAATCTGAAGACCTGCTTGTTATATCTATGTATATATCCTGAGGATTATGTGATtgagagagatactttagtgaggCGATGGATAGCAGAAGGCTTTATCTCCGAAGAGCGTGGACAGAGCAAACAAGAGGTTGCCGAGAACCATTTCTATGAGCTAATAAACAAAAGTATGATCCAACCGGTGGAAGTTGGCTATGATGGAAAGGCTCGTGCTTGTAAAGTCCATGATATGATGCTTGAGCTCCTTATTTCAAAATCTGTTGAAAATAATTTCATCTCTTTGGCAGGCCACCGACAAACTGATTTGGCAAAGTATGATGGTTTTATTCGACGACTATCAGTCCACCATATTGACCTAGAGCTTGCATCTATATTGGCAAATGAAGAACTAAGCCATGTACGATCTCTAACAGTGATGGCTTCAACTTGCATCAAACACTTGCCTGGGCTTGTTTGTTTTGAAGCTTTGCGTGTCCTGGAATTTCAAGATTGTCAGAACCTGCATGAGTATGATATGAATGGCATAGATAAACTATTTCAGTTGAAGTACCTGAGCTTCAGGGGCACTGACATGTTGAAGCTACCATCAGGAGTTGTGAGGCTTTATGGTCTAGAGACATTGGACCTTAGAAATACACATATAGAAGAATTGCCCACTGGAATTATTCAACTTGTTAAGCTACAAAATCTACTCATTGCAAGATATCCATATTCCCGTTTTGCTCACGGTGAAACAAAGATACCAAATGGGATTGGAACTATGAAGAATTTACAGGTGATCTCGGGCTTTAATATTATCAAGAGTTCATTATGTGCAGTTGAGGAACTGGGGAATCTGACCGGTTTGAAAGTCCTCCATCTACAGTTGGACGGTGGAGGATCTCAGGAATACAGGAGACATGAAGAGATGTTACTCTCCTCGCTGTGCAAGCTTGGCACATGCAAACTTCAGTCTATATGGATACGCACTTCTGATTCAACACCCCTCCAGTTCATAGATTCCTGGTCCCCTCTGCCATATAACCTCCAAATGTTTCGGATGACCACTAACTACTATTTACCAAAGATGCCAAAGTGGATTGTACCAGCACTCACCAGTCTTGCATACCTGAACATTAATCTGATTGAAGCAACACAGGAGGATCTGCGGATACTCGGAGAGATGCCTGCCTTACTTTGTCTGAAGTTAGCAGTCAAAACTATCCAAAAAGAAAGGCTTACCGTACAAGGCGTTGCATTCCCATGTTTGAAGGAATTTTGTTGTGAAGATGCAATGTACTTGACGTTTGAAGAAGGGGCACTGCCAAAGCTGGAGAAGCTTGAGCTGCCGTTGTTTGTTTCAGTGGCAAAAGCCAATGGGTTCCAATTGGGTCTTGGCCACCTCCCATGTTTGAGAGATGCCAAATTTTACCTTTGCAATGATGTTGACACATCTTATGAAAGCTACTCTGTTGCAGTTGGTGCTATAAGGAAGGAGGCAAATAGCCATCCCAATCATCCCAGGTTATCTATCTAG